The DNA window GCGGGAACGGCGAATGCCGATGCCATCAACACGTTCAAGAACCAGACCACGTCCCGCTGCATCGAGGACTCGTCCGCCGGCTTCCGTACCTGGACCTGCAACGGCAGCAACGCGCAACGATGGAACGTCCACGTCTGGGGCGACGGCACCCGGCAGCTCAAGAACGTCGCCACCGGGCGCTGCATCGACGACAGCGGCGCCGGGTTCCGTACCTGGACCTGCTGGGCCGGCTCCGACGGGCGGTCGGCGAACCAGAGCTGGTACGTCAAGAGGTGGGGAGACGGCACGCTGCAGTTCGAGAACCAGGTGACCGGACGTTGCATGGACGACAGCTCCGCCGGCTTCCGCACCTGGACCTGCTGGCCCGGCTCCGACCCGCGATCGGCCAACCAGAGCTGGTACTGACAACGTGGCAAGGGCAGAACCTGACTAAGTTCTCTGCGGGAAGTCCCGGACGAGGTTGTCCAGCAACGAGCGCAGAGGGCGGCTGTCACCGCGTAGCGATGCGACCGAAGCCTCGGAGTTGCGGGCAGGGCTGAGGGTTGACCAGTCGATCGGCCAGCTGGCGTGCCGTGACAGTTGGCTGAAGAATGCCCGCTGCGTGCGGCCGTTTCCTTCCCTGAACGGATGAATCGCGTTGACCTCGGCGAAGTAGAAGGTCAGGCGATCAACGAAGGCGTCGCGATCCAGGTCGCGCAGGTGGTCTTCCTTGGCGAGAGCATCGAAGACCTGCGCGGAGTACGACTCGATGTGCTGCGGCAGGCAGAACGTGTCGGTCTTCGCGATGGACACGGTTCGGAGCTCGCCGGCCCACGGGTAGAGGTCGCCGAAGATCTCGCGGTGGAAGGCGCGAAGATGATCCAGGTCATAGCCGCCCCGAAGCTCACTTGTCGCGAGATCAGCAATCGCGGCCTTGCTGAGGTCAGCCTCGACCGACGCGAGCACCTCGGGCGAGCTGATGCCGAGCAGGTTGACGAGCGTTCCGGTCGCCGGGTCGGTGTAGGGATCGATGGTCACCGGATGCCGTGCAGCTCCCGGATCTGGGCACGCATCGTGGCGGTCCCGATCTCACCTCTCGCCCAGCGGTCCATGATCGCGTCGGCGGCGGGGCTCGCGGCCTGACCTTCGGCGCGCAGGGAGGCGGCAGCTTCCTCAACGGCCTGTGACCGTTCGGCAACGAGCTCGTCGAAAACCTCGACCGGCACCACGACCGCCTCGGTCTTGCGGTGTGATCCCACGCCGACGGGACGGCGGTCGCCGTGGCGGAAGCGGTCGAGCACGCTCGGCAGCTGTTCGCGGGCCTCGCGAACCGACAGGGTTTCGATGCGCATACCCAAAAGTGTACCCGAATGTGTACACGTTAGGTGTTCTGCGGGAAGCCCAAGCTCACGCCGCCGTGGGAGGGGTCGGGCCAGCGGCTGGTGACGACTTTGGTGCGGGTGTAGAAGTGGATGCCGTGCGGGCCGTAGGCGTGGGTGTCGCCGAAGAGGGAGTCCTTCCAGCCGCCGAACGAGTACGACGCGACCGGCACCGGGATCGGCACGTTCACGCCGACCATGCCGACCTCGATCTCGTTCTGGAACTGCCGCGCCGCCCCTCCGTCCGAGGTGAAGATCGCGGTCCCGTTGCCGTACGGATTGCCGTTCACCAACGCAACGGCCGAGGAGTACGACGACGCACGCACCACCGAGAGCACCGGGCCGAAGATCTCGTCCGTATAAGCAGACATCGACGGCAAAACAGCATCGAGCAGCGACGGCCCGAGCCAGAAGCCGCCAGGCGCGCCGTCCACCGGGTGCGCACGGCCGTCGACCGCCAGAGACGCCCCCGACGACACGCCAGCGTCGAGGTACGAGGCCACCCGGTCGCGGTGGGCCGCCGTCACCAGCGGCCCCATCTCGCAGCCCGCACGCCGCCCGTCGCCCACCTTCAGCGACGCCATCCGCGACCGGATCTTGTCCACCAACGCATCGCCGACCGGGTCGACCGCGACGACGACCGAGATCGCCATACACCGTTCACCGGCCGACCCGAACCCCGCCGACACCGCCGCATCGGCTGCCAGTTCGAGATCGGCGTCCGGCAGCACCACCATGTGGTTCTTCGCGCCGCCGAGCGCCTGCACTCGCTTCCCGTGCCGCGTCCCGGTCTCGTACACATACCGGGCGATCGGTGTCGACCCCACGAACGACACCGCCTTCACCTCCGGATGCGACAGGACCCGGTCCACCGCCACCTTGTCGCCGTGTACGACGTTCAGCACGCCGTCGGGCAAGCCCGCTTCGGCGAACAGGGACGCGATGAACAGCGACGCGGACGGGTCTTTCTCCGACGGTTTCAGCACCACGGTGTTGCCGCACGCGATCGCGTTCGGCACGAACCACAGCGGCACCATCGCCGGAAAGTTGAACGGTGAGATCACTCCCACCACGCCGACGGGCTGCTCGATCGAGTACACGTCGACCTTCGTCGACGCGTTCTCGCTGTAGCCACCCTTCAGCAACGCAGGGATCCCACACGCGAACTCGACGTTCTCCAACGCCCGTTGGACTTCGCCGGCGGCGTCCGACAGCACCTTGCCGTGCTCCGCGGTCACGATCGCCGCCAGGTCGCCGGCGCGCGAGCGCAGCAGTTCGCGGAACGCGAACATGATCGACGACCGGCGCGCCAGCGACACGTTTCGCCAGTCAGCAAAGGCAGAACGGGCAGCGGCCACCGCCTCGTCAACCTCGGCTTGCGTCGCGAAATCGACCAGCCCGGTCACGGCACCCGTCGCCGGGTCGAACACCTCGCCTGTACGCGACGCAGCCGGACCGTCCCAGGACTTTCCGCCGATCCAGTGCGTGATCCGCGAGGTCATCGCGACAGCTCCTCATGGGCCGCAGCGATCGATTCGCGCAGGGTGCCGAGCGCCTCGTCTGTCTCCTCCTCGGTGAGCGTCATCGGCGGCGCGAGCCGCAGCACGTTCCCGTACAGCCCGCCCTTCCCGATCAACAGCCCACGTTGCTTCGTCGCCTCGAGCACCAGGGACGCCGCGCGAGCCGAAGCCTCGCGCGTACCGGGCTGGACGAGCTCGACGCCGATCATCAGCCCCTTGCCGCGCACCTCGCCGACGACCGAGTACTGGTCCGCCACAGAGCGCAGTCCGTCGAACAACACCGAACCCAGCTTGGCCGCCTGAGCCTGCAGGTCGTGGTCGCGGATGAAGTCGAGCACGGCCAGTGCTCCGGACGACGCGATCGGGTTGCCGCCGAACGTCGAGATGGAGTTCGCCGTGAACGCGTCGACCAGCTCCGGCTTCCCGACGAGCCCGCCGATCGCGAGCCCGTTCCCCAACCCCTTGGCGAACGTCATCGCGTCCGGGACCACGTCGTGCGCCTGAATGCCCCAGTAGTGCTCGCCCGTGCGACCCCAACCGGTCTGCACCTCGTCGGAGATGAACAAGACCCCGTACTCGTCCAGCACGGTCTTCATCGCGCCGAAGAAGCCGTCCGGCGGCGTGGCGAACCCGCCGACACCCTGGATCGGCTCGGCGATCATGCACGCGACCTCGCCGGCCGTCGTGGTCTCGATGATGTTGCGCAGATCGTCAACGCAGGCGGCGATGTAGTCGGCGTCCGACAGCGAACGGAACGGCGACCGGTAGCGGTAGCCGCCGTGCACGTACGACACCTTCACCGGCGACAGCGACGACGCCGACCAGCTCCGGTTGCCGGTGATGCCGACGGTCGCGAACGCCCTTCCGTGGTAGGAGTTCCGCAGCGCCAGCACCTCGTTCGAACGCCGCAGCTGCGTCGCCATCATCAGCGCGGCCTCGTTCGCCTCGGTGCCGGAGTTCGTCAGGAAGACCTTGGCGTTCGGGATCCCGGACAGCGACGCGATGCGCTCGGCCAGCTCGACCTGCTTGCGGATCAGGTAGAGCGTCGAGGTGTGCATGACGCCAGTCGACAGCTGCGAGCGGATCGCGTCGGCGACCTCCGCGACGTCGTACCCGAGCGCGTTGGTGAGGATGCCGGCGAAGAAGTCGAGGTACGTACGACCATCGCCGTCCGTCACGCGCCGGCCGGACGCCGAGACGATCTCGATCGGCGCGTCGTAGTAGAGGGCGACCCAGTTCGGGAGGACGGCTCGATGGCGGGCCAGCAGCTCCTCGTGCGACATCAAGACCTCCGCAGGCGTCGGCGACGCCTCTGAGTCTGGTCTGATAGCGGTCCATTCGGCCATGAACAACCTGTACCCGTTTCGTCGACCTGGGCTTACGTTGTGCACATGTACCCGACCGTGGCCGAGGTCCTCGCCCTCCCCGTGCTGCGCCGCGCCCGGCCGCGACTGGTGGCCGGTCAGGCCGGCCTCGAACACCGGGTCCGCTGGGTGCACTCCGCCGAGGTCGCGGACATCGCCCATCTGCTGCGCGGCGGCGAGCTGGTCCTCACCACCGGCATCGCGCTGCCCGAGGACGAGCAGGGCCTCGCGACGTACGTGCGCGAGCTCGCCGGCGTCGGTGCCTCCGGCCTGGTGATCGAGCTGGTCCGGCGGTGGAACGAGGACGTCCCGACCGCCCTCCGCGACGCCGCTGACCTGCACGGACTGCCGCTGGTGGTGCTCGCGAACGAGACCCGCTTCGTCGCCGTGACCGAGGCGGTCGTCGGCCTGATCATGGACGCCCAGGTCGCGGAGCTCCGGGCCGCCGAGCTCGTGCACGAGACGTTCACCGCACTCACCGTGGCGGGCGCGGAGCCGGCCGAGGTGCTGCGCGAGGTGGCCCGTACGTCCGGACTCCCGGTCGTACTCGAGACGCTTGCCCACGACGTACTCGCCTACGACGCGGCGGGGGAGGAGCCGGCGGAGCTGCTGGCCGACTGGGCGACCCGTTCGGCGCGCGTCTCGGTCTCTGATCGGACCGGGTACGACGAGAAGGCCGGCTGGCTGGTGACCGTGGTCGGAGCGCGCGGCGCGGACTGGGGACGGCTCGTCCTGCTCTCGCCTGACCCGCCCACGCACCGGCAGGTCGTGGTCGCAGAGCGCGCCGCCTCCGCGCTGGCCGTACACCGGCTGGTTGCGCGCGACCGGGAGAGCCTGGAACGGCAGACCCACCGGTCGCTGCTCACCGAGCTGCTCGGTTCGGACCCGGTGCCGCCCGACGTGTCCGCGCGCTCGGCAGCGCTGGGCGTCCGCCTGGACGGGCGGCAGCTGGTCGGCATCGCCGTACGGCATCGCGCGCTGACCTCGTCCGCGCCGGCGCTCGCGACCCAGGAGGTGCTGCGGGACCTCGCGGAGGCGACAGCGAGCGCAGCGCGGAGGGTGCAGCTCGCGGCGCTCGTCGGCGTCGTGGACGACACGAGCGTGCGAGCGTTGGTCTCGCTGGCGCCGCAGCAGGACGTCGACGCGGCGCTGAAGCGGCTTGCCCGCGAGGTGCACCACGTGGCCGCTGCGGCGCCCTCGTCGGTGCCGGTCGTGGTGGCGGCGGGCACGACCGTACGCGGCGTGGGCGCGGCTCGCCGTTCGCTCGCCGAGGCCGCGCACGTGGTGTCGGCCGCGCTGCGGTCGCCGGGGACGCGGCTGATCCACCGGCTCGACGACGTGCGCCTGCGCGGGCTGCTCCACCTGCTGCGCGAGGACGAACGGGTCAGCGCGTTCGCCGACCGCGAGCTCGGGCCGCTGCTCGAGCGGGACGCGGGCCAGGGCAGCCGGCTGGTCGAGCTGCTGCGGCACCTGTGCGAGCACGGCGGCAACAAGTCCGCCGCCGCGGCGACCGCGCACCTGTCGCGGACGGCGTACTACCAGCAGCTCGGCCGGATCGAGCAGGTCCTGGGCGTCTCACTGGACGACCCCGAGTCCGTGCTGTCGCTGTACGTGGCGTTGCTCATACGGGAGTCCGTGAGCTGATCCCTTGTGGGAAGATCGCCAGTGGTCGGGGGCCGGTTCGTACCGGGGGCACGCCGTGACCTAGTCGACTAGACCACCGGAGTGTCCCCACATGAAGCTTCGCAAGATTCTCGTCGTGCTCGCCGCAGCCCCCGCGCTCGTCGGCGTCCCGGCCGCCGTCTCCGCCACGCCCGGCAGCGGCGTGACCGGCGTGATCCTCGCCCAGGGCGAGTCCGACGAAGGCATCGTGATCCGCGGCCGCGGCACCACCGACGTCGTCGTCCGCGAGATCACCATCCAGCCTGGCGGTTCGACCGGTTGGCACTACCACGACGGTCAGCTGATCGCGGTCGTCAAGCAGGGCACGTTGACCCGGACCATGGACGACTGCTCGACTGAGGTCACGCCCGCCGGCGAGTCGTTCGTCGAGCCGCGCGGCCGGAACCACGTCCACATCGGCCGCAACCTCGGCACCGAGCCGGTGATCCTGATGGTGACGTACGTGTTGCCGGACGGTAAGCCGCTTTCGCAAGACGCGCCCAAGCCGCCTAATTGCACTAGTTCTTGATTGCCGCAGCCCCGGCTCGCTCAGTTTCGCCGCACGCCACCGCCTGTTGGCAGCATCATGATGATCAGTTGGGGCTTCTTCGACGAGCCGGACTGCGGATAGCCTCGTCCTCACTCGCCTGGACAGGGTGTCCAGGCGAGGGGACAACAGTGGACACATCGCCACTGTCCGACCGAGCGGAGCACTCCGAGGATTCAGCGAGACAACGGACCCGGGCGGGTGAAAGATGACACGTACCGAATTACCCGAGGACGAAACCCAGATCGTCCATCC is part of the Tenggerimyces flavus genome and encodes:
- a CDS encoding aspartate aminotransferase family protein — its product is MSHEELLARHRAVLPNWVALYYDAPIEIVSASGRRVTDGDGRTYLDFFAGILTNALGYDVAEVADAIRSQLSTGVMHTSTLYLIRKQVELAERIASLSGIPNAKVFLTNSGTEANEAALMMATQLRRSNEVLALRNSYHGRAFATVGITGNRSWSASSLSPVKVSYVHGGYRYRSPFRSLSDADYIAACVDDLRNIIETTTAGEVACMIAEPIQGVGGFATPPDGFFGAMKTVLDEYGVLFISDEVQTGWGRTGEHYWGIQAHDVVPDAMTFAKGLGNGLAIGGLVGKPELVDAFTANSISTFGGNPIASSGALAVLDFIRDHDLQAQAAKLGSVLFDGLRSVADQYSVVGEVRGKGLMIGVELVQPGTREASARAASLVLEATKQRGLLIGKGGLYGNVLRLAPPMTLTEEETDEALGTLRESIAAAHEELSR
- a CDS encoding Fic/DOC family protein, encoding MTIDPYTDPATGTLVNLLGISSPEVLASVEADLSKAAIADLATSELRGGYDLDHLRAFHREIFGDLYPWAGELRTVSIAKTDTFCLPQHIESYSAQVFDALAKEDHLRDLDRDAFVDRLTFYFAEVNAIHPFREGNGRTQRAFFSQLSRHASWPIDWSTLSPARNSEASVASLRGDSRPLRSLLDNLVRDFPQRT
- a CDS encoding RICIN domain-containing protein, with product MRKLWIVLLAVFLGSSVLAGTANADAINTFKNQTTSRCIEDSSAGFRTWTCNGSNAQRWNVHVWGDGTRQLKNVATGRCIDDSGAGFRTWTCWAGSDGRSANQSWYVKRWGDGTLQFENQVTGRCMDDSSAGFRTWTCWPGSDPRSANQSWY
- a CDS encoding CoA-acylating methylmalonate-semialdehyde dehydrogenase is translated as MTSRITHWIGGKSWDGPAASRTGEVFDPATGAVTGLVDFATQAEVDEAVAAARSAFADWRNVSLARRSSIMFAFRELLRSRAGDLAAIVTAEHGKVLSDAAGEVQRALENVEFACGIPALLKGGYSENASTKVDVYSIEQPVGVVGVISPFNFPAMVPLWFVPNAIACGNTVVLKPSEKDPSASLFIASLFAEAGLPDGVLNVVHGDKVAVDRVLSHPEVKAVSFVGSTPIARYVYETGTRHGKRVQALGGAKNHMVVLPDADLELAADAAVSAGFGSAGERCMAISVVVAVDPVGDALVDKIRSRMASLKVGDGRRAGCEMGPLVTAAHRDRVASYLDAGVSSGASLAVDGRAHPVDGAPGGFWLGPSLLDAVLPSMSAYTDEIFGPVLSVVRASSYSSAVALVNGNPYGNGTAIFTSDGGAARQFQNEIEVGMVGVNVPIPVPVASYSFGGWKDSLFGDTHAYGPHGIHFYTRTKVVTSRWPDPSHGGVSLGFPQNT
- a CDS encoding antitoxin VbhA family protein gives rise to the protein MRIETLSVREAREQLPSVLDRFRHGDRRPVGVGSHRKTEAVVVPVEVFDELVAERSQAVEEAAASLRAEGQAASPAADAIMDRWARGEIGTATMRAQIRELHGIR
- a CDS encoding PucR family transcriptional regulator, with the protein product MYPTVAEVLALPVLRRARPRLVAGQAGLEHRVRWVHSAEVADIAHLLRGGELVLTTGIALPEDEQGLATYVRELAGVGASGLVIELVRRWNEDVPTALRDAADLHGLPLVVLANETRFVAVTEAVVGLIMDAQVAELRAAELVHETFTALTVAGAEPAEVLREVARTSGLPVVLETLAHDVLAYDAAGEEPAELLADWATRSARVSVSDRTGYDEKAGWLVTVVGARGADWGRLVLLSPDPPTHRQVVVAERAASALAVHRLVARDRESLERQTHRSLLTELLGSDPVPPDVSARSAALGVRLDGRQLVGIAVRHRALTSSAPALATQEVLRDLAEATASAARRVQLAALVGVVDDTSVRALVSLAPQQDVDAALKRLAREVHHVAAAAPSSVPVVVAAGTTVRGVGAARRSLAEAAHVVSAALRSPGTRLIHRLDDVRLRGLLHLLREDERVSAFADRELGPLLERDAGQGSRLVELLRHLCEHGGNKSAAAATAHLSRTAYYQQLGRIEQVLGVSLDDPESVLSLYVALLIRESVS
- a CDS encoding cupin domain-containing protein, with the translated sequence MKLRKILVVLAAAPALVGVPAAVSATPGSGVTGVILAQGESDEGIVIRGRGTTDVVVREITIQPGGSTGWHYHDGQLIAVVKQGTLTRTMDDCSTEVTPAGESFVEPRGRNHVHIGRNLGTEPVILMVTYVLPDGKPLSQDAPKPPNCTSS